One segment of Trichlorobacter ammonificans DNA contains the following:
- a CDS encoding DnaA/Hda family protein: MQQQILDLNVPPRFDFDSFIPCASTRTALEFAKRCADPADPEKLLYLYGPGGSGKTHLLHAIGRQVAGDAYRIFSCAVMREQDADQLLDEMCDLPVLLLDDLDQLADADQLRFIIWEAFNRQHTAGRPLALAGRPAPRELRNLDEHLTSRLLWGLVAALELSDDRARQQLILKLAHDRQVLLPDDVAAWLLTVLPRDSEALVAACDNLYRAALASGRKITLRLARELFLHHHQTDEGANR; this comes from the coding sequence ATGCAGCAGCAGATACTTGATTTGAACGTACCGCCGCGCTTTGACTTCGACTCCTTCATCCCCTGCGCCAGCACCCGCACCGCCCTGGAGTTCGCCAAACGCTGCGCCGACCCGGCTGACCCGGAAAAGCTGCTCTACCTCTACGGTCCCGGCGGCAGCGGCAAGACCCACCTGCTGCACGCCATCGGCCGCCAGGTGGCCGGCGACGCCTACCGTATCTTCTCCTGCGCCGTCATGCGGGAGCAGGATGCCGACCAACTGCTGGACGAGATGTGCGACCTGCCGGTATTGCTGCTGGACGACCTTGACCAGTTAGCCGATGCCGACCAGCTGCGTTTCATCATCTGGGAAGCGTTCAACCGCCAGCACACCGCAGGGCGGCCCCTGGCCCTGGCAGGCAGGCCGGCCCCGCGGGAACTGCGCAACCTGGACGAGCACCTTACCTCCCGCCTGCTCTGGGGGCTGGTGGCGGCCCTGGAGCTGTCCGACGACCGGGCACGGCAGCAGTTGATTCTGAAACTGGCCCATGACCGGCAGGTGCTGCTGCCGGACGACGTGGCCGCCTGGCTGCTCACCGTGCTTCCCCGGGACTCGGAAGCCCTGGTGGCGGCCTGCGACAACCTGTACCGCGCGGCCCTGGCTTCGGGCCGGAAGATTACCCTGCGGCTGGCCCGTGAACTGTTCCTGCACCACCACCAGACAGACGAAGGCGCGAACCGATGA
- the ruvB gene encoding Holliday junction branch migration DNA helicase RuvB gives MERAITPQRRDDDLQFDATLRPRTLNDYIGQEKIRENLRLFIDAAKGRGEALDHLLLYGPPGLGKTTLATIVACEMGVNLKSTSGPVIERPGDLAAILTNLEPHDVLFIDEIHRLSHVVEEILYPAMEDFQLDIIIGQGPSARSIKLDLPHFTLVGATTRAGLLSSPLRDRFGVISRLEFYTHEELSTIITRSARILGMGIDRDGALELARRSRGTPRIANRLLRRVRDYAQVRADGAITVAVVRDTLKLLEIDEMGFDQMDRMILLTIIDKFGGGPVGLDTIAAAIGEESDTIEDVYEPFLIQNGFLNRTPRGRTATAAAFSHFGRVMSQQPQGALF, from the coding sequence ATGGAACGTGCCATTACCCCCCAGCGCCGCGACGACGACCTGCAGTTCGACGCCACCCTGCGTCCGCGCACCCTCAACGACTACATCGGCCAGGAAAAAATCCGGGAAAACCTGCGGCTGTTCATCGACGCCGCCAAAGGACGGGGCGAGGCCCTGGACCACCTGTTGCTCTACGGCCCGCCGGGGCTGGGCAAGACCACCCTGGCCACCATCGTGGCCTGCGAAATGGGGGTCAACCTCAAGTCCACCTCCGGGCCGGTGATCGAGCGTCCCGGTGATCTGGCCGCCATCCTCACCAACCTGGAACCCCACGATGTGCTGTTCATCGACGAAATCCACCGGCTGTCCCACGTGGTGGAGGAGATCCTCTACCCGGCCATGGAGGATTTTCAGCTGGATATCATCATCGGCCAGGGGCCGTCGGCCCGCTCCATCAAGCTGGACCTGCCCCATTTTACCCTGGTGGGGGCCACCACCAGGGCCGGCCTGCTCTCCTCGCCCCTGCGGGACCGCTTCGGCGTCATCTCCCGCCTGGAGTTCTACACCCACGAGGAACTGTCCACCATCATCACCCGTTCGGCCCGCATCCTGGGGATGGGCATTGACCGGGACGGCGCCCTGGAACTGGCCCGGCGCAGCCGGGGCACCCCCCGCATCGCCAACCGGCTGCTGCGCCGGGTGCGGGACTACGCCCAGGTACGGGCCGACGGCGCCATCACCGTGGCCGTGGTCCGGGATACCCTCAAGCTGCTGGAGATCGACGAGATGGGGTTCGACCAGATGGACCGGATGATCCTGCTCACCATTATCGACAAGTTCGGCGGCGGCCCGGTGGGGCTGGACACCATTGCGGCGGCCATCGGCGAAGAGAGCGACACCATTGAGGATGTCTACGAACCGTTCCTGATCCAGAACGGCTTCCTGAACCGCACCCCCCGCGGCCGCACCGCCACGGCGGCCGCCTTCAGCCACTTCGGCAGGGTCATGAGCCAGCAGCCCCAGGGGGCCCTGTTCTGA